The Drosophila bipectinata strain 14024-0381.07 chromosome 3L, DbipHiC1v2, whole genome shotgun sequence region ATTCAATCGGCTATTGGAGTCTGCTAGCTATCTATCCCACCGCCTGGACTTCAACTACGCTGGTAATTGCCCGGTGTCGCTGGGAGATGCACTCGAGTGGATCATCAGCATGCAGGAGATGCAGGTGATGAACAAGCGTGCCGTGCACATGCAGGAGATCATTGCAGCCCAAACGAAAATAATCGAGCACCGACAACGGCTGAAGAGCGTCAAACAGAACATTGCCAACTTGAAGAGCGAGCACCAAGCCTTGCTCAAACAGCGCCTGCCCAAGGGAACAGCTAACGTTGCGACCTATGCGCGCCAAGAGTTCAACAAAAGGAATACCCAGATCAAGCTGGAGGACACGATCAAGCTCTACGGTGAGCTCCACGAAGAGGACAAGCGGTTAGAGGCCAAGCTGCGCGAACTGGAACAGAACCGACCCAGGTAACAAAACTCTAGAATGTCGTCTCCACACGATTAAGCTACAAAATTCTTTCTTTCAGCGATGTGTATCTCTCCTCCCGCGATCGACTCATTCTGGACTGGCATTTTGCCAACCTCGAGTTTGCCAATGCCACCCGACTGAACAACCTGTCGCTGAAGCACTGGGACCAGGACGACGACTTTGAGTTCATAGGCCATCACACCACCGTCCGCAATGGGTATTCCTGTGTACCAGTGGCGCTAACCGAAAACCTGGACATTCGCGTCAACAGCGCCGTCAAGGAGATTAAATATGGAACTCAGGGTGTTGAGGTCGTGGCCGAAAATCTTAAAACCTCCAACTCACTGATGTCCTACAAAGCGGATCTGGTCGTGTGTACTCTAACCCTGGGAGTTTTGAAGTTGGCGGTGGCTCACGAGGAATCGCAGCAGAGCAATACGGTTAAATTCGATCCTCCACTGCCCGATTGGAAGCAACAGGCTATCCGGCGGTTAGGGTTTGGTAATCTCAACAAGGTTGTCCTCTGCTTTGATCGCATTTTCTGGGACCCGAACGCGAATCTCTTTGGGCACGTCGGCAGTACCACCTCCAGCCGCGGTAAGCATCGACATTATGGACACAAAATAgtgattttattattaaactaTAACTTTAATTATTTCAGGAGAAATGTTTCTATTTTGGAGCATAAGTTCTTCGCCGGTGCTTTTAGCTTTGGTGGCTGGAATGGCCGCCAATATCGTGGAGAGTGTAACGGACGACATCATCATTGGAAGATGCATGTCCGTGCTGAAGAACATCTTTGGCAACACCTCAGTACCGCAGCCCAAGGAGACGGTGGTCACACGATGGCGCAGCGATCCGTGGGCGCGGGGCTCTTACAGCTACGTCTCCGTGGGTTCCTCCGGCAGTGACTACGATCTGCTAGCGGCGCCAGTGATTCCGCCAACATGCAAGGAGCCGGAGGGACTGCCACGCTTGTTTTTCGCCGGCGAGCACACGATAAGAAATTATCCGGCAACGGTACACGGTGCCTATTTGAGTGGCTTGCGGGAAGCGGGACGCATCGCTGACTACTATCTGGGGTATCCGGAAGGCACGCCTCCCGACATCGGTTACTCGGTAGCCGAGGCGGCCAATTCCGTATCGGTTGGCAATGTTGTGAAGTTGCGCGACCTCTCGCCCAATCTCTCCGACTCGCCGTCGTCCAAGAAGTCCGAGgagaattcaaattcaaaCACTGCCGACTCCGCGGAGCTACAGTAATCGTGGAGGACACGGGCTCTTTGTGTTCAGAGCTAAGCTAGACTTTATGTATATACCTAAGACTTTTCCAGCGCATATGGACTACGATAGTTTAGTATAGAAaccattattttatttaaaccaCATCTACAAATTAAGAGAAAAAGGGAATCAACGACACCGAATTAAtcatatatattaatttttatttaaagtaaatctTCAGCCTATTACCTTGAGTTATGTAACTTATTTAAGCCATTCGAAAGTTAAAGAAATTGGAAGAAATCTTCTAGACACACACAATTTGCTCAATTGTAAcaacaaaacaatatttattcttcatttttatattagattatttttatgtaatgCAATTATTCTACAATTTGTTATatattattcatattttttctaatataaggttttaaaaaaaaaaagtatctaaaatttaatattcaaGCCAACAGTTTGTAATTTTAATGCGAATCTCTCTAAGAGCGAAAAAGTAtaattgtaatttaattttattaaataaattaaaagttttaataaatagaatactataaaaaaattaaaaattaagtaaaaaattGTGTTTCATCGTGTAATATAAACAAGTTTTGTATTgtagaaatttaaaataaaatgtaacgAAATTTAAAGTAATTATGGGTCTATCATACCCCTCGAGGGGAGCATAAAAGAAAGCGAAACTCTATTTTGGGTCTCTCGGGCAGTTGGGCAATCGCAGTTTCAAAAGTGTGGCAGGTCAACGACCCTTTTCTCTCGGCCACTTTGGAGCTTTTGCTCTCGCTCTCACGCTCTCTCTCTCAAGCGTCAAAAAAAAGCTCGTTTTTATAACATAAGCCTATCCTATGGGAGGATTAGGACCAGGACCCTTAGAGCCCAAGTTACGGCTTTATTCATTGCTTCTCTATCCAAGGTCAGGATCTACACTGGAGATCGTCCTTATCACTGTCCGTATCACaaccaacaacagcaaaaagACGCCACTGGGATTCCTAATTCAGATTAGATCGAAAACGATCGTTAACTTTGGCCGGCAATTCGCGagctttttgcaaaaaaaacgtGCATGCCTCAAGTTCAATGCCCGATATGCTGCTACTACCTGGCCAACACCGATTTTATAACTAATTTTAACTCGTAAAGCtcgcagtttttttttctaactaTCTTGTGTGTGTAGAATGCACATTCGTGAATGTGAATTAGAAATGTATTAGAAGAACGAATGTATTTATGAAAGCATGCATGGCCTTGAGATGTCAATGACCCCTTCTAGCGCGAAGCAACTGACGCGGAATTCCAAAATagaaaacaattgaaaatgCACTATCTTTCTATTTCTATAAACTGTTTAAATAATGCTGCGAATGTGTGCCTAACCTAAACCCAATTAATgtaaataattttgatttgtttccATATTACTATCTCGTAACTGCGCAACtaggcgtatgcgcaatatttattttaaaacgagattagttgaaaaattttactttaatttaatATGTTTTTGATATAAGAAtaattatttatgattttattaaattaaatactcTCTTACATATGGTTTTCATATATTTGGGAAGTTTAATAACATTagtgttttattttcataaaaggttttcaactggcagggggaATCCCAGGAAATATAGTTATACCACATTGAGATAGaagatttatatataataggaataggaaatttttatttaatttcggTGTTTTAAGTTGTATTATTATTACCGATCCTTACAAAATATTGTTAAGAATCTTAATCAGCATTAAGTTttgcaaataataaaaattacccaaaaatattctaaattttatttgtatattcttaataaaatgtatacaaattatattttttttatgaaacctTGATAGATTAAGGATACATCCCCCTACAACATCCGGTCATGTGGTAATCACAACATCGTCATTTCTAGTGCAAGTATCGGTGAGCTTTCCCGACGACTTTACTATAAAAGCCGGAACTCTTGGTGCAGGGCCTCAGTTGGAAGACAGCTCTCTAATAGTAACATTCCCACAGCCAAAATGAGCGATACCGAGCTCTCGAGTGCCGTGACGCGGGCGTTACTGGATCTCTACCAGCGACATGACGCTCCGTTGGACTCGCAGCCGATGGCGGGAGTTGGGGAAAACGCCTACGGCCAGGTACTTCGGGTAAGCTGGCCCACGATACCCGAAGCACCCTCGGTGGTCGTTAAGATGGCGCCAAAGAACGAGGCGCGGAGAGCGCATATGCATGTGGTGGACTACTACGCACGAGAGGTGTTCATGTACCAAGAGGTATTCCCCATATTCCGCGAACTGAATCCGGACCGAAGCATCTTCACAGTGGCGCCTGCTCTGGAGGCAAACGGTCTGCAGGCACCCAATGAGTTTCTAATCTTTGAGGATTTGGCTGGAAGCGGGTTTCGGCCCAACTCCCGCAGCTCCATGCCCACCTACGACATTGTTATCTGCACCCTGAAAGCCCTCGCCGAGATGCATTCCTGCTCCTTTGTCCTGCAGAACAAAAATCCAGCCAAGTTTGAGGAACTGGTCGGCCACATTAAGAAGGATAATTTATTTACCGAAAACATTGAGGCAGTGACCATAGAGTTTGGAAAGGTGCAGCTGAGAAAGACAGGAAACTTGCTGGGGGCAGCGGATGGGCAGCCATCTGAGGTGGCCGCCTTGCGCAAAGTACTGGAGCTCTGTGAGAAACACTTCAAGTCCCTGGCTCTCTACAGCGTGGACGGGGAATCTCAGAAACCATACTCTGTTATTTGTCATGGTGATTTTTGGAACAATAATATTCTATATAGATATGAGGTATATTAATCCTATTCTCATTTAAATCAAATTCTAAATGGAATTCTATTTCTAATCTTCAGCCAAATCTCGACCAGCCCGTGGAGGCCAAGCTCATCGACTTCCAGATGTCGCGCTATGCTCCTCCAGTCTTGGACATAGTCCACTACCTCTACACCTGTACGGAGAAGCCACTGCGAGATGAACACTTTAGTGCCTTTATGAATGCCTATTACGAGACTCTTGACCAAAAACTGACCTCCTGTGGCCTTCGCATCGAGGAGATGTATCCTCGCAGTGTTTTTGACCGGCAACTCCAACTCTATGGAGTCTATGGCCTAATTATGGGCGCCTTTTCCCTGCCCTTCTTCGTTTCCAATGCCAACGAGGTACTAGATATAGATACAGTATCGGAGGCCATTAAGGATCTTTCGGATAATGAGGCCGAGGCACCACAGTACCAGGAGCTAATCGAAGAATTCGAAATGCTGAACGAACGAACGTTGCCGATTTTCAAGCGCCGGATGGTCGGGATAGTCAGGGATCTGATCCAGTACAATATGACCGAACCTCTGTACAAGTTCGAGATCTAAAGAGCTTTAGtattaactaaaatatacAACTACGTTACCTGTAAAGAGTTagtgatgttttttttttgttcatatttATTCAGGGAACTCTAAGATTCTAATCAATCACAACTTAAGTTAAAATCCGCATAACATATAATATATGCCAACTAAGAATATAGCAATTGAATTTGCATAACTCAAAAGTAAAAACTAAATATGTACAGTATTTGAAAGATACATAATTACGTAATTACGATGTACACTCTACGGGTTTGTCAACCAAACCACAATTTGATTGTTTGCGGGTGTATTTTAATGGGATGAAGCCCCATTTCAACAGATTTTGTAAAACAATTCATAATTTAATCGTTTTGAAAAAGAATGTTGCAAGCAATATGATCAATAACTCTGCATAAGGTAGTATAGTACTTCAAATTTCATATTTGATATAATGAGGGGCTATAGCTAAATGTATAGCTATTTACATGGCATGCATTATGCACAGTCCAAGAATAGACTTCATCTTAAGGCCTAATTAGTACAATATGTGTCTTTCGCTAAAAACTAAGCATTTGCGTGTCATctgattttttaataaaataacaactCATTGAGTTTATTGCAGCGATACGTGGGCTTGGCGTTTAATTTCCTTATGTCCAGCACTTGGATTCAAAATGAAGGGTCAATGTGGATTATAATAACTCATGATGAAGGAGACTTTTGACTTTTACTGCATTACTTCGCGGAAACGCTTCTGGCGCTCCAGGCTCTCAACCTCGGCCCAACAATTTCGCATATTGCGGAAGAGCTGTAATGTCAAAAAATTAGATAGATTTTAAATAGAGTATCTTAAGCACCTACCTCATCGATCCAGTTGTGCTCAGCCAGTAGATCATTGAGAATCTCAGTAGAGGTCTTTCCGGGgaactgttgctgctgctccgtGACCCTCTGGGAACAGTTGATGAAAAGATTGTACTTCTCGTGGGCAATCTTGTGGAAGAGATCGGCTCGCGCAGCACAGATGCGGCATAAGACAATGTCCTGAAAtcgaatttaaaaatgtactcCACTTGAAAGACATAATAGATATAGATTTACCTTTTCGTAAACAATACGCGGATCGACCGGTATAGTCTGCATGGTGTTGGGATTATATGGTTCtccaaaaagtaaaaatcgCACTGCAATGCCTGGCTGATGACATCCGGCACAGTTCTTTTGGGTCAGGTTGTTCTGTTCCCACTCGGAAAAAACATGGCACTTGGGCCAGGTCTCAATGGAGGAGATGGTACTCCGTGTCCAAGGAGTGATGGCAAGTAGTTTACGCTTACAATTCTCCATAATGGTGTCCACGACCCGCACGCTACCCAAAAAGTAGTCATCTACAAGAGAGATGTGTttgaaattcataaaatttcaaaagaacATGATTGAATCTCACCCTTTTCGCGCGTAATTTCGGAAAAGAAACTGGGATCGAGGGCCTGCGAGATCATGGTCTGAATATATATCTCAAAGTTGTCCCTGTACGACAGATAGTCCTCCATGATCTTCTCGATGAACTGCTCAGTGTCATCGGCCAGCAGCTCCGAACGCATAAACTCCACAATCGTTTCGGTGTGGGAATGTAGCTGCATGCGCACCGGCGCTTTGAGGTAGAGTTTCTTAGTTTCGAGATTCCAAGATGCGTACTGAAATCGGAGGAGGAGAGGATGTTTACTGGAGAACTACAGGATAGATATATCTCTAAGCTCACCTTTGACATATTGTGATAAAAGGTTTTTCCGTTTTGTCGGAAAGGCTCGTATTTCTGCAAGATACATTTCGAGTCCACTTGCCAGATGGTGGGCCAATCATTAACCAGATCCGATCGCAAAACAATAAAGTCCCCAGTCTGCAAGGCAAGTCAATTAGTAAACTATCTGAGCCTCCAATTATGGTGCCGGGCAACCTACTTTAAAGTTCTCCGAGTTGGCTGAGGTTCCCGATGATGCACTGGCATAGCCCACATCCCCCACGCCGGCCAGATTCTGCTGCGGATTGTAGCCAGTGTCACCAAGCTGTtgcacctgctgctgctgctgttgctgatggtgctgctgctgctgttgctgggccACCTGCTGCATCTGTTGCAATTGATGGTGTTGCTGCGGCGGTTGTTGCATTTGCTGGGGGGGATGGTCGTAGGTGTTCTTGCGGGGTGTGCCCTTCGAGCGGCGGGCCAGCTTGCGCTTCCCATAACCCTTGCCGGCATCATCGCTCTGGAGGATTTGGGTGGATTTTTAGTGGGAATTAGGAAGTtgaggagagagagagaaatatCTCTGGACTTACGTCTTCCTCTTGCGGAGTCCACACTGGATCCGTGTCCGAGTCGGTGAACTCGTCCTGCTCATTAACGGTTCCACCATCGCCAACGGCGGCACTGGAATTAAGTAGCATGGCGTGCATGCTGCTCTGCTTGGCCTTGCGGGAGCATTGCTCCCGTCGCGGCGGCACACTCAACGGGTCTGTGGAGAGCACAAAATTGGTTGGTTGGTTAAGCTTATTAGCAACATTGAACATGGGATACAGGATACGGGATACAGGATACAAGGACATGGGGGGAAACACCCCGAAGAAACACAAACGGAACGGCTACGGAAGCGctacaacgacaacaacaccagcaacaacaccatCTCCCACGCACCAGCACCTGGATCTCggaatcgaaaaaaaatcggAGTCCAAAATCCGATTCAGTCCATGAATGGAACAAtggaatatatataccttcttacaaattacaaataataaaaatacacggtttatttgggtttttgaaaattaataatatttgttcTTCTCGATTTCATCTCAaaaatactttatacttttgtTCATGGGATTCTTCTCCTTTTTTTAGCGTTTTTTTCTttgcaaaatttttgtttttttgcatttttttttgctcttttaacaatttaaaagttagcattttccgtttttttttttttaagtattttatcattatggttttgttttttgtcattatggtttttttttttttgtttatacatatacacaccGTCCATGGTATTCAGTCGGTAGTCTGTCGTCTCCTGTCTGTCCCTGTTCATGTCCATGTCcgtgtggtgtggtgtgggTTGTGGTGCTGCATGgcgtgggtgggtggttgggatggttggttggttggtgcTAGTGCTGCCATGGCCACAGCAGGTTTATAAAATGATGAGGATTCGgcgctgctggtgctgctggcgTTGGCGTTGCCGTCGTCGTACTAGCATTCGTATTCGCATTCGAGTTAACGCTGCCTGCTGATGTGTTGTTGTggtgattgttgttgttgttgttgttgttgttgtagttgttgcaTGGCGTGGAAGTAGCGATAGTGGAGTGCTTATTGGTACTATGCTGTTGGTCAAGTAACATACCTTGACCGGCTGCCAATTGAGCGCAATGCTGCTGGACAAAGTGCTGGCCGCTcatctgttgctgctgctgttgttgttgttgttgttgctgctgttgctgttgctgggcaTATGGCCGGAAGGCGGCCTGATCCCCCGGCTGTTGGATGACAGAGGACGAGGACGAAGGTGCTGATTccgcggcagcagcagcagccaccaTCTGGGCGTGCGGACGCTTCTTCGGTAGAATCTGCGTCTGCGAGAGTATTTTGATGCGATGTCCATCATCGCCCACGAGTCCTGTAAGGCCATCGCCCGGATGGCCCGCCTCTACCGCCGACTGGGGGGCCTGTGATGTGGCCGGTTCGTCACCACCGCTCCCAGCTCCCTTGCCACCTTTCCGTTTGTACGGCGCCCTCGGGTAGTTCAACTTTCTGGATGGCTTCACAACCGGCGGCGGATCGTCGTCCCGCTCGCCCTGCAGAAACTTCAGATAGCTGTCCATGAACTGGGTCTTCTTCTCCCCAATTTGTGTGCCCACGCTAACGGGCTTCGGGGCAGCGGGACTGTAAGCAGCGGCGGCGGGTGCACTAGCAGCAGGCGTTGATGGCGTGGGTACTGTACCGTGACCATGTCCGTTCTGGGGGCATGGCGGTTCCGGCGATGGCGTTTTGTTTGGATTCCGTATACCAAAGTTCGTGTTATTGGTGGAGGAGTTGGTGCCCCGTCCATTGCTGGAGATTGAATTGGCATACCCCTGCTTGGGGGTACTGCTCGTGTCCGCCAGAAAGTCCAGCTCCTCCTCGATATTGGGCACGATCACCTTGTTGCTGGCCgccgctgcagcagcagccgccgcagctgccgacgcctcctcctcctgctgtTCGGTCTTCTCCTGGCGCTGTTGCTGCGCCTGCTGTTGGGCTTGCTGCTGGGAATAGgcttgctggtgctgctgttgcGTGTAGGCggcttgctgctgctgttgctgttgttgcgcctgttgctgctgggcctgctgctgctgctgctgcatacAGGCCGTGTACTGGGAGGCGATGGGCTGGGGGAAGGCTGGATAGTATTGCGCCAACTGGGTCAGGTGCGACTGGGCCTGGGACGACTGCAGATGGGCCGGCTGGGGCaggtgttgctgctgggctgccgcctgctgctgctgctgttgttgctgctggtgctgttgctgctggctcTGCTGCGGATATGTGGGTATGTTGATGGTGGCCGCTGGCGAAACCGACGCCGCATTGTTTTCCGTCTTGAGGGGCGTGTTCCACTTGCTGTTGAAGTCGTAGTACGtattctgttgctgttgctgctgattgtgctgctgctgctgctgttgcgcctgctgttgttgctgctgctgcagctggtgATGTTGCGGCTCCTGGGGACTTCGTACGCTGCCATAGTCGCTGCTGGTCGGTATGAGCGTCTTCTTGGGCTGCCGCTTGCGTGGTGTCTTCGCCGGCTTTGGCGGCGGCTTCACCTCCTCCTGCAAATAGATGGGAGGACAAAGGACACACAGTTAGCAGTGGCAGGTCTAGAAGGACATCACACTATTACTAAGCTTATGCGAAGCCAGTTTTGTTCTTGGATTTTGCAAACTAGCCGACTCTTTAGCATAAACAAAGTACTCATCAGATAGCTTAGAC contains the following coding sequences:
- the Su(var)3-3 gene encoding possible lysine-specific histone demethylase 1; amino-acid sequence: MKPTQTGGSGSKMSEPIEYVTLISDDSDGEPLPKRNAPPPGTTSTAAKQKPVPDDDSNDATPSSTATGDERRTSRRNRPKVDYSNRQSGTVENATNEKSNTATVTGKDQVDRRSQNQTQARKSDAIPTSASGQAAANPRPSQNGDSKERDVGTPTVLSGQEGAVFQSRLPFSKMTPNEEACFPDISRSGILGHRVFLNIRNSLLHMWVDNPKVQLSYENAMKALPPPFDSEPSLVRRVHSFLERHGFINFGIFKRQRPIPTKKLGKVIVIGAGISGLAVAQQLQQFGMDVIVLEARDRVGGRIATFRKNSYIADLGAMVVTGVYGNPMTILSKQIGMDLVPIQQTCPLYGPDGKPVAKEKDDVIEREFNRLLESASYLSHRLDFNYAGNCPVSLGDALEWIISMQEMQVMNKRAVHMQEIIAAQTKIIEHRQRLKSVKQNIANLKSEHQALLKQRLPKGTANVATYARQEFNKRNTQIKLEDTIKLYGELHEEDKRLEAKLRELEQNRPSDVYLSSRDRLILDWHFANLEFANATRLNNLSLKHWDQDDDFEFIGHHTTVRNGYSCVPVALTENLDIRVNSAVKEIKYGTQGVEVVAENLKTSNSLMSYKADLVVCTLTLGVLKLAVAHEESQQSNTVKFDPPLPDWKQQAIRRLGFGNLNKVVLCFDRIFWDPNANLFGHVGSTTSSRGEMFLFWSISSSPVLLALVAGMAANIVESVTDDIIIGRCMSVLKNIFGNTSVPQPKETVVTRWRSDPWARGSYSYVSVGSSGSDYDLLAAPVIPPTCKEPEGLPRLFFAGEHTIRNYPATVHGAYLSGLREAGRIADYYLGYPEGTPPDIGYSVAEAANSVSVGNVVKLRDLSPNLSDSPSSKKSEENSNSNTADSAELQ
- the LOC108130119 gene encoding uncharacterized protein; translated protein: MSDTELSSAVTRALLDLYQRHDAPLDSQPMAGVGENAYGQVLRVSWPTIPEAPSVVVKMAPKNEARRAHMHVVDYYAREVFMYQEVFPIFRELNPDRSIFTVAPALEANGLQAPNEFLIFEDLAGSGFRPNSRSSMPTYDIVICTLKALAEMHSCSFVLQNKNPAKFEELVGHIKKDNLFTENIEAVTIEFGKVQLRKTGNLLGAADGQPSEVAALRKVLELCEKHFKSLALYSVDGESQKPYSVICHGDFWNNNILYRYEPNLDQPVEAKLIDFQMSRYAPPVLDIVHYLYTCTEKPLRDEHFSAFMNAYYETLDQKLTSCGLRIEEMYPRSVFDRQLQLYGVYGLIMGAFSLPFFVSNANEVLDIDTVSEAIKDLSDNEAEAPQYQELIEEFEMLNERTLPIFKRRMVGIVRDLIQYNMTEPLYKFEI